From Polyodon spathula isolate WHYD16114869_AA chromosome 24, ASM1765450v1, whole genome shotgun sequence, one genomic window encodes:
- the LOC121299297 gene encoding hyaluronan synthase 1-like, with product MHWNVLTALGVCRVIITLLGVQKLPPPPLSLSSILYRVRPVELVQRLLHIQCYNLRSYTPALPTPLLKAQGVVGLGSATNRALLCGGGLLHFVWTPGLVASSPPTEAMRKAAMHTGSPSVAIIGTSASTVKKDVAGAAPVKVQWKETPLSVLRRIFTVLFALAVAGAVLAAYIASYQIVWDSSKLFSFGLYGAFLIFHLVVQSFFAYLEQRKMRSQKLECSYTKTVALTISAYQEDSNYLRQCLLSVKNTKYPSDKLRVIMVIDGNSADDRYMMELFREVFSDDDVGCMVWQENYHTWKPWEPPGSGGEGGGLQLSTIEALGEMYHEVPLDDPGKSEVEDLILSHRCVCIMQKWGGKREVMYTAFKALGDSVDYVQVCDSDTKLDPLATLELVKVLESDERYGAVGGDVQILNLSESYISFMSSLRYWMAFNVERACQSFFNCVSCISGPLGLYRNDLLQLFLESWYNQKFLGTHCTFGDDRHLTNRMLSIGYATKYTSRSRCYSETPSQFLRWLNQQIRWTKSYFREWLYNALWWHKHHLWMTYECMVAGVFPFFVTATVLELFYKGGLWDILWILLVIQIIGLGKALYACWLRGNPVMVFMSLYAVLYMTSLLPTKYFAILTMTKSSWGTSGRKKIVGNYMPLLPLSIWWCALLAGLGYTVYKDCQLDWTVPDTRREAVYLICGSAVYASYWILMVALYWFWIHRVCGKYQTLEEERV from the exons ATGCACTGGAATGTCCTGACAGCCCTGGGAGTCTGTCGGGTTATAATAACTCTCCTGGGGGTGCAAaaactaccaccaccaccactctcCCTCTCCTCAATACTATACCGAGTGCGACCAGTAGAACTTGTACAGCGACTGCTGCACATCCAGTGCTATAATTTGAGATCTTACACCCCTGCACTGCCCACTCCCCTGTTAAAAGCTCAAGGTGTGGTCGGGTTGGGGTCTGCTACAAATAGAGCTCTTCTCTGTGGAGGGGGGCTGTTGCATTTTGTCTGGACCCCCGGACTAGTCGCTTCTTCTCCGCCAACTGAAGCTATGCGAAAGGCGGCCATGCACACGGGGTCACCCAGTGTGGCCATCATCGGCACCTCTGCGTCGACAG TTAAAAAAGATGTGGCGGGCGCCGCGCCGGTGAAGGTCCAGTGGAAGGAGACTCCACTGTCTGTGCTGCGGCGAATCTTCACGGTCCTGTTCGCACTGGCTGTGGCCGGCGCGGTGCTGGCGGCTTACATCGCCAGCTACCAGATTGTGTGGGACTCCTCGAAGCTCTTCTCCTTCGGGCTCTACGGGGCTTTCCTCATCTTCCACCTCGTGGTGCAGAGCTTCTTTGCATACCTGGAGCAGCGCAAGATGAGGAGCCAGAAACTGGAGTGCAGTTACACCAAAACGGTGGCGCTCACCATCTCCGCCTATCAG GAGGACTCTAATTACCTGCGGCAATGCCTTCTTTCGGTGAAGAACACCAAGTACCCCTCAGACAAACTTCGCGTCATCATGGTGATTGACGGCAACAGCGCGGATGACCGCTACATGATGGAGCTGTTCCGCGAGGTGTTCAGCGACGACGATGTGGGCTGCATGGTATGGCAGGAGAACTATCACACCTGGAAACCCTGGGAGCCTCCGGGCAGCGGCGGGGAGGGAGGCGGGCTCCAGCTCAGTACCATTGAGGCGCTGGGGGAGATGTATCACGAGGTGCCGCTGGACGACCCGGGAAAGAGTGAGGTGGAGGACCTGATCCTCAGCCACCGCTGCGTGTGCATCATGCAGAAGTGGGGCGGCAAGAGGGAGGTCATGTACACCGCCTTCAAGGCGCTGGGGGACTCTGTGGACTACGTGCAG GTGTGCGACTCGGACACTAAGCTGGACCCCTTGGCCACGCTGGAGCTGGTGAAGGTGCTGGAGTCTGACGAGCGGTACGGGGCAGTGGGGGGAGACGTGCAGATCCTCAACCTCAGCGAGTCCTACATCAGCTTCATGAGCAGCCTACGCTACTGGATGGCCTTCAACGTGGAGCGCGCCTGCCAGTCCTTCTTCAACTGCGTGTCCTGCATCAGCGGCCCCCTGG GTCTGTACAGGAACGACCTCCTGCAGCTGTTCCTCGAGTCCTGGTACAATCAGAAGTTTCTGGGCACGCACTGCACCTTCGGAGATGACAGACACCTCACCAACAGGATGCTCAGCATCGGATATGCCACCAA GTACACCAGTCGTTCCCGGTGCTACTCTGAGACCCCAAGCCAGTTCCTGCGCTGGCTCAACCAGCAGATTCGATGGACCAAGTCCTACTTCCGCGAGTGGCTCTACAACGCCCTCTGGTGGCACAAGCACCACCTGTGGATGACGTACGAGTGCATGGTGGCGGGCGTCTTCCCCTTCTTCGTCACGGCCACGGTGCTTGAGCTCTTCTACAAGGGAGGCTTGTGGGACATCCTGTGGATCCTGCTGGTCATCCAGATCATCGGTCTGGGCAAGGCGCTGTACGCCTGTTGGCTGCGCGGGAACCCGGTCATGGTGTTCATGTCTCTTTACGCTGTGCTCTACATGACCAGCCTGCTGCCCACCAAGTACTTCGCCATCCTCACCATGACCAAGAGCAGCTGGGGCACGTCGGGGAGGAAGAAGATCGTGGGGAACTACATGCCGCTGCTGCCCTTGTCCATCTGGTGGTGCGCCCTGCTGGCCGGCCTGGGCTACACTGTGTACAAGGACTGCCAGCTGGACTGGACGGTCCCAGACACGCGGCGCGAGGCTGTCTACCTCATCTGTGGCTCAGCCGTCTACGCCTCCTACTGGATCCTCATGGTGGCGCTCTACTGGTTCTGGATCCACCGGGTCTGTGGGAAGTACCAGACCCTGGAGGAGGAGCGTGTGTGA